Proteins encoded in a region of the Raphanus sativus cultivar WK10039 chromosome 8, ASM80110v3, whole genome shotgun sequence genome:
- the LOC130498988 gene encoding uncharacterized protein LOC130498988: MLSSPGEGEESIPGIIGGEAISGIVSGLGAIGVGGLIGLEDGVMDIGAIGGGAIGIGGGAIGIGRGVIIGIGGGVIIGIGEPPLGIGGMDMEPEGAIMGD; encoded by the exons ATGCTGTCCA GTccaggagaaggagaagaatccATTCCTGGCATCATAGGTGGTGAAGCCATATCAGGGATTGTTTCTGGGCTTGGGGCCATAGGAGTTGGTGGGCTCATTGGGCTTGAAGATGGAGTCATGGACATAGGTG CCATAGGTGGAGGAGCCATAGGCATAGGCGGTGGAGCCATAGGCATAGGTAGGGGAGTCATCATTGGCATAGGTGGTGGAGTCATCATTGGCATTGGAGAGCCGCCGCTAGGCATTGGCGGCATGGACATGGAGCCAGAAGGAGCCATCATGGGAGATTGA
- the LOC108836152 gene encoding RGG repeats nuclear RNA binding protein A isoform X1: MATLNPFDLLGDDAEDPSQLAVVSIAADKPKKSAPVSAVSAKSSAPSKQLPPPQAVREARSDAPRGSGRGGERGFSRGRGGGYNRDFRGGDGNNGGYSKPSEEGGVSKPFYEKRSVPGVYGGGGGARGGRRGETGEGERPPRRTYDRRSGTGRGGDFKREGAGRGNWGTPGEEVLVVETEEVTGAETEKSAGDEVAADAKKENTAEVEEQKEPEDKEMTLDEYEKILEEKRKTLQSQTTSERKVDTKVFESMQQLSNKKKSNDEIFIKLGSDKDKRKDDKEEKAKKAVSINEFLKPAEGENYYRGGGRGGRGRGGRGGRDRGGASGGGFDGYRSEAAPSIGDTAQFPSLGGK, translated from the exons ATGGCAACTTTGAACCCTTTTGATCTGTTGGGTGACGACGCCGAGGATCCGAGCCAGCTCGCCGTCGTCTCCATCGCTGCTGATAAGCCCAAAAAATCGGCACCCGTGTCCGCCGTGTCTGCTAAGTCATCTGCTCCGTCAAAGCAGCTTCCTCCTCCCCAAGCTG TGAGAGAGGCTAGGAGTGATGCTCCACGTGGCAGTGGACGTGGTGGAGAGCGTGGATTTAGCCGTGGTCGTGGTGGTGGTTACAACCGTGATTTTAGAGGCGGTGATGGTAACAATGGGGGATACAGTAAGCCATCTGAGGAAGGAGGCGTTTCAAAGCCATTCTATGAGAAACGTAGTGTACCTGGTGTATatggtggcggtggtggtgcTCGTGGTGGTCGACGCGGTGAAACTGGTGAAGGTGAACGTCCTCCTCGAAGGACATATGATCGTCGTAGTGGAACTGGCAGAGG GGGTGACTTCAAAAGGGAAGGAGCTGGTCGTGGAAACTGGGGAACACCGGGAGAAGAAGTTCTTGTTGT GGAGACTGAAGAAGTTACTGGTGCTGAGACTGAGAAGTCTGCTGGTGATGAGGTTGCTGCTGATGCTAAGAAGGAGAACACTGCTGAAGTGGAGGAGCAGAAAGAGCCTGAGGATAAG GAGATGACTTTGGATGAGTATGAGAAAATACTTGAGGAGAAGAGAAAGACTCTTCAGTCTCAGACCACATCTGAGAGGAAAGTTGATACTAAAGTGTTTGAATCCATGCAACAACTCTCAAACAAGAAGAAGTCTAACGATGAAATCTTCATCAAGTTG GGTTCAGATAAGGACAAACGCAAAGATGACAAGGAAGAGAAGGCTAAGAAG GCTGTGAGCATCAATGAGTTTCTGAAACCAGCTGAGGGTGAGAACTACTACCGAGGAGGAGGTCGTGGTGGTCGTGGACGAGGTGGACGTGGGGGTCGTGACCGTGGAGGTGCTTCTGGTGGTGGATTTGATGGTTACCGTAGTGAAGCTGCGCCTTCCATTGGAGATACTGCTCAGTTCCCATCTCTTGGGGGCAAGTAA
- the LOC108836152 gene encoding RGG repeats nuclear RNA binding protein A isoform X2 yields the protein MLHVAVDVVESVDLAVVVVVVTTVILEAVMVTMGDTVSHLRKEAFQSHSMRNVVSGEGERPPRRTYDRRSGTGRGGDFKREGAGRGNWGTPGEEVLVVETEEVTGAETEKSAGDEVAADAKKENTAEVEEQKEPEDKEMTLDEYEKILEEKRKTLQSQTTSERKVDTKVFESMQQLSNKKKSNDEIFIKLGSDKDKRKDDKEEKAKKAVSINEFLKPAEGENYYRGGGRGGRGRGGRGGRDRGGASGGGFDGYRSEAAPSIGDTAQFPSLGGK from the exons ATGCTCCACGTGGCAGTGGACGTGGTGGAGAGCGTGGATTTAGCCGTGGTCGTGGTGGTGGTTACAACCGTGATTTTAGAGGCGGTGATGGTAACAATGGGGGATACAGTAAGCCATCTGAGGAAGGAGGCGTTTCAAAGCCATTCTATGAGAAACGTAGTGT CTGGTGAAGGTGAACGTCCTCCTCGAAGGACATATGATCGTCGTAGTGGAACTGGCAGAGG GGGTGACTTCAAAAGGGAAGGAGCTGGTCGTGGAAACTGGGGAACACCGGGAGAAGAAGTTCTTGTTGT GGAGACTGAAGAAGTTACTGGTGCTGAGACTGAGAAGTCTGCTGGTGATGAGGTTGCTGCTGATGCTAAGAAGGAGAACACTGCTGAAGTGGAGGAGCAGAAAGAGCCTGAGGATAAG GAGATGACTTTGGATGAGTATGAGAAAATACTTGAGGAGAAGAGAAAGACTCTTCAGTCTCAGACCACATCTGAGAGGAAAGTTGATACTAAAGTGTTTGAATCCATGCAACAACTCTCAAACAAGAAGAAGTCTAACGATGAAATCTTCATCAAGTTG GGTTCAGATAAGGACAAACGCAAAGATGACAAGGAAGAGAAGGCTAAGAAG GCTGTGAGCATCAATGAGTTTCTGAAACCAGCTGAGGGTGAGAACTACTACCGAGGAGGAGGTCGTGGTGGTCGTGGACGAGGTGGACGTGGGGGTCGTGACCGTGGAGGTGCTTCTGGTGGTGGATTTGATGGTTACCGTAGTGAAGCTGCGCCTTCCATTGGAGATACTGCTCAGTTCCCATCTCTTGGGGGCAAGTAA
- the LOC108820618 gene encoding polycomb group protein VERNALIZATION 2-like isoform X1, translated as MCRQNCCAKSSQEEEVVSPPDENLLIYCKPVRLYNILRIRSLFNPSFLPRCLSYKIRTKGKRKSGSAGIVIFNYKDCNNTLQKTEVTENCSCPFCYMTCCTFKGLQLHLNSFHDLLEFEFPLSEEYQTVNVSVRLDAFESEEEGYHQEKFELISFCSKPRKRRQRGQRVNPSLLNVTFLPMDSPCLPNGTDNSTHLLSNGNHSLGYPVATDVAGQFGMNNSPAIAQCSMNSNAKAVLTSEAVAHAAKTRKLSAERSEARSNLLLQKRQFYHSHRVQPMSLEQVMSDRDSEDEVDDDVADLEDRQLQMLDDFVDVNKNEKRFMHLWNSFVRKQRVVADGHIPWACEAFSKFHKEELLHSSPLFWCWRLFMIKLWNIGLVDSATINNCNVILENCDSNSDKNNKKSVDVGIDINSNAMDVDEDVNNSKAK; from the exons atgtgtaGGCAGAATTGTTGCGCGAAATCGTCACAAGAGGAGGAAGTGGTTTCACCACCTGATGAGAATCTATTGATCTATTGTAAACCTGTTCGTCTCTACAACATTCTTCGCATTCGCTCTCTTTTCAAC cCATCGTTTCTTCCTAGATGCTTGAGCTACAAAATTCGAACAAAGGGCAAAAGaaa GTCCGGATCTGCTGGgattgtaatttttaattataaggATTGTAATAACACATTGCAGAAAACTGAAG TTACGGAGAATTGTTCTTGTCCATTCTGCTATATGACATGCTGTACCTTCAAG GGTCTACAACTTCATTTGAATTCTTTTCATGACTTACTTGAGTTTGAGTTCCCT CTTTCAGAAGAATACCAGACAGTTAATGTCTCTGTAAGACTTGATGCATTCGAATCAGAG GAAGAAGGATATCATCAAGAAAAATTTGAGCTCATCTCTTTTTG CTCGAAACCACGTAAGCGTAGACAAAGAGGTCAAAGAGTTAACCCCAGCCTACTAAATGTTACCTTTTTACCCATGGATTCGCCCTGTTTACCCAATGGCACAGATAATTCAACCCACCTGCTGAGTAATG GAAACCATAGTTTAGGATACCCCGTGGCAACAGATGTTGCTGGACAGTTCGGGATGAACAATTCACCAGCCATAGCTCAGTGTTCGATGAACTCGAATGCCAAAGCTGTGTTAACAAGCGAAGCTGTGGCCCATGCTGCTAAGACAAGAAAGTTATCTGCCGAGCGATCAGAGGCTAGAAG CAACCTACTTCTCCAGAAACGCCAGTTCTATCATTCTCACAGAGTTCAG CCAATGTCACTTGAGCAAGTAATGTCTGATCGAGATAGCGAAGATGAAGTGGATGATGACGTTGCAGATCTGGAAGATCGCCAG ctgcaGATGCTTGATGATTTTGTGGATGTGAATAAGAACGAAAAGAGATTCATGCATCTTTGGAACTCTTTTGTAAGAAAACAAAG GGTTGTGGCGGATGGACATATACCATGGGCATGTGAAGCATTTTCGAAGTTTCACAAGGAAGAGTTGCTCCATTCTTCACCACTCTTCTG GTGCTGGAGATTATTTATGATAAAACTATGGAACATTGGACTTGTAGACTCGGCCACCATCAACAACTGCAATGTCATCCTCGAGAATTGCGATAGTAACTCAGACAAGAACAACAAGAAGAGTGTGGATGTTGGTATTGACATTAACAGTAACGCCATGGATGTTGACGAGGATGTCAATAACAGCAAAGCCAAGTAA
- the LOC108820618 gene encoding polycomb group protein VERNALIZATION 2-like isoform X2 has protein sequence MCRQNCCAKSSQEEEVVSPPDENLLIYCKPVRLYNILRIRSLFNPSFLPRCLSYKIRTKGKRKSGSAGIVIFNYKDCNNTLQKTEVTENCSCPFCYMTCCTFKGLQLHLNSFHDLLEFEFPLSEEYQTVNVSVRLDAFESEEEGYHQEKFELISFCSKPRKRRQRGQRVNPSLLNVTFLPMDSPCLPNGTDNSTHLLSNGNHSLGYPVATDVAGQFGMNNSPAIAQCSMNSNAKAVLTSEAVAHAAKTRKLSAERSEARSNLLLQKRQFYHSHRVQPMSLEQVMSDRDSEDEVDDDVADLEDRQMLDDFVDVNKNEKRFMHLWNSFVRKQRVVADGHIPWACEAFSKFHKEELLHSSPLFWCWRLFMIKLWNIGLVDSATINNCNVILENCDSNSDKNNKKSVDVGIDINSNAMDVDEDVNNSKAK, from the exons atgtgtaGGCAGAATTGTTGCGCGAAATCGTCACAAGAGGAGGAAGTGGTTTCACCACCTGATGAGAATCTATTGATCTATTGTAAACCTGTTCGTCTCTACAACATTCTTCGCATTCGCTCTCTTTTCAAC cCATCGTTTCTTCCTAGATGCTTGAGCTACAAAATTCGAACAAAGGGCAAAAGaaa GTCCGGATCTGCTGGgattgtaatttttaattataaggATTGTAATAACACATTGCAGAAAACTGAAG TTACGGAGAATTGTTCTTGTCCATTCTGCTATATGACATGCTGTACCTTCAAG GGTCTACAACTTCATTTGAATTCTTTTCATGACTTACTTGAGTTTGAGTTCCCT CTTTCAGAAGAATACCAGACAGTTAATGTCTCTGTAAGACTTGATGCATTCGAATCAGAG GAAGAAGGATATCATCAAGAAAAATTTGAGCTCATCTCTTTTTG CTCGAAACCACGTAAGCGTAGACAAAGAGGTCAAAGAGTTAACCCCAGCCTACTAAATGTTACCTTTTTACCCATGGATTCGCCCTGTTTACCCAATGGCACAGATAATTCAACCCACCTGCTGAGTAATG GAAACCATAGTTTAGGATACCCCGTGGCAACAGATGTTGCTGGACAGTTCGGGATGAACAATTCACCAGCCATAGCTCAGTGTTCGATGAACTCGAATGCCAAAGCTGTGTTAACAAGCGAAGCTGTGGCCCATGCTGCTAAGACAAGAAAGTTATCTGCCGAGCGATCAGAGGCTAGAAG CAACCTACTTCTCCAGAAACGCCAGTTCTATCATTCTCACAGAGTTCAG CCAATGTCACTTGAGCAAGTAATGTCTGATCGAGATAGCGAAGATGAAGTGGATGATGACGTTGCAGATCTGGAAGATCGCCAG ATGCTTGATGATTTTGTGGATGTGAATAAGAACGAAAAGAGATTCATGCATCTTTGGAACTCTTTTGTAAGAAAACAAAG GGTTGTGGCGGATGGACATATACCATGGGCATGTGAAGCATTTTCGAAGTTTCACAAGGAAGAGTTGCTCCATTCTTCACCACTCTTCTG GTGCTGGAGATTATTTATGATAAAACTATGGAACATTGGACTTGTAGACTCGGCCACCATCAACAACTGCAATGTCATCCTCGAGAATTGCGATAGTAACTCAGACAAGAACAACAAGAAGAGTGTGGATGTTGGTATTGACATTAACAGTAACGCCATGGATGTTGACGAGGATGTCAATAACAGCAAAGCCAAGTAA